The genome window CGTGCTGAAGCAGTTGGTGGCGTACGTGGGGCGCGACGCCTTCCTGGAGGGCGCCCGGCGCTACTTCAAGCGGAACGCGTACGGCAACACCAGGCTGGGCGACCTGCTGTCGGTCCTGGAGGAGACCAGCGGGCGGGACATGGTGTCCTGGTCGCGGGCCTGGCTCCAGACGGCGGGCGTCAACTCCCTCACCCCGCAGGTGCTGCTGGACTCCGAGGGCCGGATCGACGAGCTGGCGGTGGTGCAGGAGGCGGCACCCATTGCCCCGGCGGACCACCCCGAACTGCGCCCGCACCGGGTGGCGATCGGTCTGTACCGGCGGTCCGGCGGGGACGGCTCCGGCGCGTTGGAGCGGTACGCGCGCGCCGAGGTGGACGTCGACGGGCCGCGTACGGTCGTGGGCGAGCTGGCCGGGGCCGAGGCGCCCGCGCTGGTGCTGGTCAACGACGACGACCTGACGTACTGCAAGATCCGGTTCGACACGGGGTCGCTGGACACCCTGCGGGCCGGGCTCGGGGACATCACGGACCCGCTGGCGCGGGCGCTGTGCTGGTCGGCGCTGTGGAACCTGACCCGGGACGCGCTGCTCCCGGCGCGGGACTTCGTCGACCTCGTGCTGCGGTTCGCCGGGCGGGAGTCCGACATCGGGGTGCTGCAGATGCTGCACGCGTGGGCCAACTCCGCGCTCACGCACTACGCGGCACCGGGGTGGCGGGAGCCCGGGGCGCGGCTGCTGGCGGAGGGGGCGCTGCGGGAGCTGCGGGCGGCCGAGGCGGGGAGCCAGCATCAGCTGACGTGGGCCCGCTTCTTCGCCTCGGTGGCGTCGAGTGAGGCCGATCTCGCCGTGTTGCAGGGGCTGTTGGCCGGGACCGAGAGGATCGACGGGCTGGACGTCGACCAGGAGCTGCGGTGGGCGTTCCTGGAGCCGCTGGCCACGTTCGGGGTGGCCGACGAGCGGGTGCTGGCCGCCGAGTTGGCGCGGGACGACACGGCCTCCGGGAAGCGGCATCAGGTGCGGTGTCTGGCGGCGCGGCCGTCCGCCGCGGTCAAGGCGCAGGCGTGGGCCTCGGTCGTGGAGTCGGACACGCTGTCCAACGCGCTGGTCGAGGCGACGATCACGGGGTTCGCCCGGCCGTCGCAGCGGGAGTTGACGGCGCCGTACGCCGCGAAGTACTTCGAGGTGATCGAGCGGGTGTGGGCCGAGCGGTCCATCCAGATCGGGATGGATGTGGTGCGGGGGCTGTTCCCGTCGCTCCAGGACTCTCCCGGGACGCTGGAGGCTACGGACGCGTGGCTGGCCTCGCACGGGGCGGCTGCGCCGGCGTTGCGGAGGCTGGTGATCGAGGCTCGGGACGATCTGGCTCGGGGGTTGCGGGGGCAGGAGTGTGACGGGGCGGCCGGGCGGTAAGTGCGGCTGAGGTCTTGTGTGTCGCGCACCCGGCGGCTGCCGCTGGGCGGGGGTCGGGTGCGCTCACCGGCGCTTGCCGGGTGCCGCTGCGCCCACCCTCCCCCACCGCCCCCAGCGGCACGACTGCCCGCGGCTACGGCGGCTCATCCGTCATGTCCTCGCCCGGTTACGGGTTACGGAATTCGGGTAATCGGAGCCGTAACCTTTTCTGATCCCCGTACGGACCAGCGGGTATCGGCAGTCGAACGCACGTACTTTAGTGCGGTCTTGTCCGGGTTTGTCGACGGGCGTGTAACAGAGGTTCATGGGCGGCTCCGGAGCGGGAACCTCCGGGTCATGACCCACAACACCCCGCTCTCCCCCCGCCCCCTCCGTCGCCTCTCGGACGTCACGCGCCGGGTGCTGACGGCCGCGCAGTTGCGCGCGCAGGGTGTCACCGCGGCCGAGACGAACGAGCAGTGCCGGCCCGGTGGTTCCTGGCAGCAGATCCTGCCGGGTGTGTTCCTGCTGCACCCGGGCCCGCCCACCTCGGAGGAGCGGCTGCACGCGGTGCTGTCGTACGCGGCCCGCTCACCGTTCCGCGAGACGGCCACCGGTGTCGCCGGTGTCCCGGCCCAGCCGAACGCGGACGAGCCCCGCCCCACGCCCCGTTACCCGGACGCGGTGATCACGGGCCTGGCCGCGCTGACGCTGCACGGCTTCACGTCCGCTCCCCCGCTCCCCTCCCTGGACGTGATCGACGTCCTGGTCCCGCGTCTGCGCCGGCTGCGGACCGTGGGCTGCGCCCGGATCGTCCGCACCCCGGCCATGCCGGCCCCGTCGTACGTGACCGGCCTGCCCGTCGCCCCCGTGCCGCGCGCCCTCGCCGACGCGGTCGCGGAACTCTCCGACGCGGGTGCCGCACGCCGGCTGCTGACGGAGGCGGTGCGCGGCGGTCACACGGAACCGGCCGCTGTCGTCAGGGAGTTGACGCGGGCGCGGCTGCTGAGCCGGCCGCATGTCGCCGACGCCGTGGACTCGCTGGTCGCCGAGGGGCGGGCCATCGCGGAGGACCGGCTGTACCGGATGGTCCGCGAGTACGCCCTGCCCGACCCGGTCTGGAACGTGGACCTCCGGCTGCCCGGCGGCCCCCACCTGGGCGGTCTCGACGCGTACTGGCCGGAGCAGGCCGTCGCGGTCGAGCTGGACACCCGCGCGCCGCGCCAGGAGGACGACGCGCTGTGGTCCGAGTACGCCCGCAAGCGGGAGATGTTGGAGCGGCTCGGCATCACCGTCGTCCATGTCACCCCCGGCAAGCTCCGCGACTCCCTGGAGCAGCAGGCGACCGTCGTCCGCACCGCCCTGATGGCGTCGTGCGACCGCGACCCGGCCGCGTATGTCGTGGTGCTTCCCCGGTAATCGGGTAACCCGGACCACCAGGAGGGGAGAGGAGGGGCCGCCGATCACTTCGGCGGCCCCTCCTCATGCGTACAGGAGGAATTCACCTTCCCGGGAGTCGGGCGGTCCGGGTAAGGTCCCCGATCACCCGCCGGTCGATCATTCGCGCGGCGGGACTGTTGTTCGACTCATCAGGGGGAAAGATGAAGAAGCAGCTGAAGAGACAGGCACTCCGGTCCGTGGCCAGAGGCGGGCTCGCGGTGGGGGCGGCCTTCGGGATGGTGCTGCTCGCCAACGCGCCGGCGATGGCGGCCGACCAGTGGGTGTACTGGACCGAGGGCAACGACGACATCGAGATCGACCTGCACCGCGACGGCACCTTCCGCGGCTACGGCGTCTTCAACGCCGACCCGCACGGTCTCGTCAACCCGGTCCCCGGAGACGCGTTCCAGGCGTGCGACAAGTACGCCGACGGCAAGGGTATCGAGGTCCAGCGGAAGTTCGAGGGCGGCTCCTGGCAGACCATGGCCACCACTCGGGGCATGAACGCGCCCCACTGCTCCCTGTGGGAGACCGACAACATGCCCGAGGAGACCTTCCTGGGCGTCCGCGTCTGCATCGTCGAGGGCACCCACCGGACATGCTCGGACGACAGGTGGACCTGGGCCTGAGCCAGCGGCCGGAAGGGGCCCGGCCACCCATGGCCGGGCCCCTTCCGCCGTCGCCCGCCGCCTCCTCGGCGCGGCCCCGGCCGGTTCCTCCTACTTCTCGCAGAACTCCGCCTCGACGATCGACAGGCTGTCGCCCGTCCAGTCGCCGTTGAAGTTGAAGGTGAGGGTGTGGCGGCCGTCGGCGGTGGTGGCGGTTTCGGAGAGGGAGCCGTGGATGCCGCCGCTGTGGCCCCAGAGCTGGACGCCGCAGGAGAGCTCGTAGGTGATGAGGCCGAGGCCGTAGCCGCCGTTCTCGCCGTCGACGGGGATGACGTTCTTCATCTCGGCGAGCTGCTTCCTCGGGAGGAGCTTGCCGCGCAGCAGCGCCGAGTAGAAGCGGTTGAGGTCGTCGGCGTCGGAGATCATCCCGCCGGCGGCGCCGGCCGCCGAGGGGTTGAACCTGGTGACGTCGTAGGTCTTTCCGTCCGTCGTCTCCGCGAGCTTGGAGTAGGCGCGGCTGTGCGGCTTCGGGAGGGTGGGGTCGGTGCCGGGGACCTCGGTGTCGGTCAGGCCGAGGGGCTTGATGACGCGGGCCCGGATCTCGTGGCCGTACGAGTGTCCGGTGGCCTTCTCGATGACCATGCCGGCGAGTACGTAGTTGGTGTTGGAGTAGCTCCAGTCGGTGCCGGGGGCGAAGTCCGGCTTGTGCTTCATGGCGATGCCGACCAGTTCGCGCGGGGTCCAGGTGCGGTAGCGGTTCTTGAAGAAGCCCTCGGCGAGGAAGACGTCCTTCACGAACCGGTCGTCCGAGGTGTACTCGGCGATTCCGCTGGTGTGGTTGAGGAGTTGGCGCAGCGTCACCTCGCGGCCGTCGTGCCCCTTGCCCCGGACGACGCCCGGCAGCCACTTCTCCACCCTGTCGTCCAGGGACAGCCCGCCCTCGGCCTCCAGTTGCAGCAGCACGGTGGAGACGAAGGTCTTGGTGATGCTGCCGACGCGGAAGTGGTCGCGGGCGGAGCGCGGTTCGCCCGTCTTCAGGTCGCCGACGCCCGAGGTGGCCTTCCAGACGCCGTGTTCGTCCTTGGCCTGGGCGGCGATGCCGACGACTCCGTCCTTCACATTGGCGTCCAGCGCCTTCCGGGTGGCGGCGTGGTCGCCTCTCCCCGGAGCGGCGGTGGGGACGGCCGCCACCGCCGGGACGGCCAGCGCCAGCGCGGCGGCCACGGCGGTCGCCGCCAGCAGAGTCGTACGGATCGAGCGGGACGAGCGGGAGGTGCGGGGCGTGTGAGTGGGGCGGGGCGGGCGTGCGGGCATGTGGGTGTTCCCCCTTCGGCCGGCGTTCTCGGCTGTTCCGAGAACGGTTCGGTCTGGGGACAGGACACCGGTGGTCCGCGCCGGGTTGAGCGGTCCGCGGCCGTTGAGCCGTTTTCAGCCCTTCCGGAGGACCAGCTCCGTATTGCGGTCGCCGGCCGTGCCGGTGAGCGTGTCGCGGCGGCCGGGGGCGTTGTAGGACAGCTCGCGGTAGAGGGCGGCGAGGCCGGTCTGCGAGAGGTCCGTGAAGTTCGTGGCGTGCGGGGCGGCCGATTCGATCAGGGTGGTGAAGAGGGAGAGCGTGCCGTCCTTGTTGTCCACCAGCTCGATGACCCGGGCGAGTTGCGGGAAGTCGATGTGGGAGGCCGTGGAGATCTCCCAGAAGGAGCCGCCGCTCGCCGCCGAGTGCGGGGTGACGCGGTTGCGGTGGCTGTGGCCGTTCACCCAGGCCAGAACGGAGCGGTGGCGGCCGAGCAGGGCGAGCACCTCGTCGCCGCCGTGGCGGGCCTCGGTGGGGCGGGCGGGGTCCTTGCGCAGGTTCCGCATCGACTTGCTGGTGTGGTGGCTGAAGACGACGGCGTACGAACCGTCCTTGGCCGCCTCCTTCAGCGTGCTGTCCAGCCACTTGAGCTGAGCCGTGCCGAGCGAGCCCTCGTAGTGGCCGCCGGGGTCGGTGGAGTCGAGGCTGATGCCGATGACGTCGTCGGCTACGCGGAAGGCGTAGTACTGGGTGCGGGCGTCCAGGTTGGCCTTCGAGTAGCCGTGGCCGACCGGGCCGGGGCCCGTGTGGGCCGGGTCCAGGTGGGCCTTCAGGTACTCCTGCGGGGTGAACGGGGCGCGGTTCTCGTCCGGGGTGACCGCACGCATCTTCTTCGCCTGGGCCTTGAGGATGGCCTTCCACTCGGCGCCCCGGGGGTCGCCGCCGCTCTTGACGTTGTCCCAGATGGCCTTGCCGACCTGCTCGTCCAGGGTCATCAACTTCTTGCCGCCGACGGCGAACTCGGCGAACCAGGAGTCGCCGGGGGCGTAGCAACCGCCGGGGAGGGAGTCGTGGTTGCCGACCGTGGAGTACCAGGGGACGTTCAGGCCGGGGCTGTTGACCTCGCGGATCGCGGCGGCCAGGAAGCCGTTCAGGCGGGGGAAGCCGAGCTGCTTGTCGGCGTCGCGGAGGGCCGCGTCCGGCTGCCAGTAGAGCTTCAGGCCGGAGTTCTGGACGCCCTCGTAGCGGCGCGGGTCACCGGAGTTGGGGGTGACGCGGCCACCGCTCATCACCTTCAGGAACCAGTCCAGTTCCGTCTTGGAGTTGTTGTCGGTGTTGTCGCCGGTCGTCATCACGAAGTGCAGCGGTGAGCCGGTCACCGGGGCGCCGCGCAGCGCGTTCACCCGCTCGACGAGCGAGACCGCGCCGGCCACGGACAGCGCCTCCTGCGGGCGCCAGGCGCTGGCGGTCTGGGCGCGGAGGTACTCGTAGCGCAGCGGGTGCTGGACGTCGACCACGTGCAGGTCGGTGAACTGCACGAAGGAGGCCAGTGCCGTACGGCGGTTCTCGCGGCCGGACTTGGGGGTCGCGAGGTCGCCGCGCACGACCCGCTTCCAGGCCGGGCCGCCGCCGAGGCGGCGGTAGCCGGAGGAGTTGCGGGGGGCGGCGGCCGAGGCGAGGGTGGTGCCTCGGGTGTAGGGCGCGAGGGGTGCGGCCGGGGCCTCTCTGTTGGAGAGGTTGGCGAGG of Streptomyces phaeolivaceus contains these proteins:
- the pepN gene encoding aminopeptidase N — encoded protein: MPGENLSRDEARERAALLSVDGYEVSLDLRSAVGDSGGPGGGPRTFRSVTTIRFRCADPGAGSFADLIAPSVTAVSLNGKDLDPSEVFDGSRITLDDLAAENELVVDARCAYSRTGEGLHRFVDPEDGEVYLYTQYEPADSRRVFANFEQPDLKAPFRFEVRAPEDWVVWSNGVGERTDGVWRFAETKPISTYITAVVAGPYHYVTDTYERTFADGTRLEIPLGAMCRKGLAPYFDSDDVFEITKQGLDFFHDHFDYPYPFGKYDQAFVPEYNLGAMENPGLVTFREEFIFRGKVTRASYERRANVILHEMAHMWFGDLVTMVWWDDLWLKESFADFMGSFSMVEATRFTNGWVTFANNRKSWAYRADQLPSTHPVTADIRDLEDAKLNFDGITYAKGASVLKQLVAYVGRDAFLEGARRYFKRNAYGNTRLGDLLSVLEETSGRDMVSWSRAWLQTAGVNSLTPQVLLDSEGRIDELAVVQEAAPIAPADHPELRPHRVAIGLYRRSGGDGSGALERYARAEVDVDGPRTVVGELAGAEAPALVLVNDDDLTYCKIRFDTGSLDTLRAGLGDITDPLARALCWSALWNLTRDALLPARDFVDLVLRFAGRESDIGVLQMLHAWANSALTHYAAPGWREPGARLLAEGALRELRAAEAGSQHQLTWARFFASVASSEADLAVLQGLLAGTERIDGLDVDQELRWAFLEPLATFGVADERVLAAELARDDTASGKRHQVRCLAARPSAAVKAQAWASVVESDTLSNALVEATITGFARPSQRELTAPYAAKYFEVIERVWAERSIQIGMDVVRGLFPSLQDSPGTLEATDAWLASHGAAAPALRRLVIEARDDLARGLRGQECDGAAGR
- a CDS encoding serine hydrolase domain-containing protein; translated protein: MPARPPRPTHTPRTSRSSRSIRTTLLAATAVAAALALAVPAVAAVPTAAPGRGDHAATRKALDANVKDGVVGIAAQAKDEHGVWKATSGVGDLKTGEPRSARDHFRVGSITKTFVSTVLLQLEAEGGLSLDDRVEKWLPGVVRGKGHDGREVTLRQLLNHTSGIAEYTSDDRFVKDVFLAEGFFKNRYRTWTPRELVGIAMKHKPDFAPGTDWSYSNTNYVLAGMVIEKATGHSYGHEIRARVIKPLGLTDTEVPGTDPTLPKPHSRAYSKLAETTDGKTYDVTRFNPSAAGAAGGMISDADDLNRFYSALLRGKLLPRKQLAEMKNVIPVDGENGGYGLGLITYELSCGVQLWGHSGGIHGSLSETATTADGRHTLTFNFNGDWTGDSLSIVEAEFCEK
- a CDS encoding TIGR03767 family metallophosphoesterase; protein product: MSRIRSVAAAATNPDRRAFLAATGAVGLAAGVGFALRPETDAHAATTAADRAAATEVPLANLSNREAPAAPLAPYTRGTTLASAAAPRNSSGYRRLGGGPAWKRVVRGDLATPKSGRENRRTALASFVQFTDLHVVDVQHPLRYEYLRAQTASAWRPQEALSVAGAVSLVERVNALRGAPVTGSPLHFVMTTGDNTDNNSKTELDWFLKVMSGGRVTPNSGDPRRYEGVQNSGLKLYWQPDAALRDADKQLGFPRLNGFLAAAIREVNSPGLNVPWYSTVGNHDSLPGGCYAPGDSWFAEFAVGGKKLMTLDEQVGKAIWDNVKSGGDPRGAEWKAILKAQAKKMRAVTPDENRAPFTPQEYLKAHLDPAHTGPGPVGHGYSKANLDARTQYYAFRVADDVIGISLDSTDPGGHYEGSLGTAQLKWLDSTLKEAAKDGSYAVVFSHHTSKSMRNLRKDPARPTEARHGGDEVLALLGRHRSVLAWVNGHSHRNRVTPHSAASGGSFWEISTASHIDFPQLARVIELVDNKDGTLSLFTTLIESAAPHATNFTDLSQTGLAALYRELSYNAPGRRDTLTGTAGDRNTELVLRKG